One window from the genome of [Mycobacterium] stephanolepidis encodes:
- a CDS encoding nuclear transport factor 2 family protein, producing the protein MGQWSRDELQSMFDHHLRVVDEIGPKGEWARYADLFAANASYIEPTYGTFEGREAIRESMVKTMSEFPGAEMPHYFSNWHVVDEEHGWVICELVNRMRDPGDGSIWEATNISIFRYAGDNQWANEEDVYNPMQFMMAIQGYVQRCSELGSLSPAAQTFGKNMGWLG; encoded by the coding sequence ATGGGACAGTGGTCACGCGACGAGCTGCAGAGCATGTTCGACCATCACCTTCGGGTGGTCGATGAGATAGGCCCCAAGGGCGAGTGGGCCAGGTATGCGGACCTTTTCGCCGCGAACGCCAGTTACATCGAACCGACCTATGGCACCTTCGAGGGTCGGGAGGCCATCCGCGAATCCATGGTCAAGACCATGTCGGAGTTCCCCGGGGCGGAGATGCCGCACTACTTCTCCAACTGGCATGTCGTCGACGAGGAACACGGCTGGGTCATCTGCGAGCTGGTCAACCGGATGAGGGACCCGGGCGACGGAAGTATCTGGGAAGCGACGAATATCAGCATCTTTCGCTACGCCGGCGACAACCAATGGGCCAACGAAGAAGATGTCTACAACCCGATGCAGTTCATGATGGCGATCCAGGGTTACGTGCAGCGCTGCAGCGAGCTGGGCTCGCTGTCCCCGGCGGCCCAGACCTTCGGAAAGAACATGGGCTGGCTCGGCTAG